Proteins found in one SAR324 cluster bacterium genomic segment:
- the ada gene encoding bifunctional DNA-binding transcriptional regulator/O6-methylguanine-DNA methyltransferase Ada yields the protein MQQNQEKERNDSREIDEQRWQAVCNRDQAWDGIFVFTVCTTGVYCRPSCTSRRANRENVSFHDTPAQAQAAGYRTCKRCKPNQVESSSHSKAIAQACRSIELAEENLDLARLAASAGLSPGHFQRVFKAQVGLSPKQYAMALRKQRFRNELKSSKTVTQTIYEAGYDSPSRAYADNTTPGLMPSKHKKGAQGETIRYAHRNTSLGIILIATTECGICLVEFAEKEEVLGILEANFHSAELLEAEEDWQEWISEVVAQIDDPHRRQSSDMKLPFDIRGTVFQEKVWQALTEIPSGETVSYTQLAQSLGQPKAARAVARACASNHVAILVPCHRVIRGSGDLAGYKWGIERKQKILEQEKDQR from the coding sequence ATGCAGCAAAATCAAGAAAAAGAGAGGAACGATTCCAGAGAGATTGATGAGCAACGCTGGCAAGCTGTTTGTAATCGGGACCAAGCGTGGGATGGTATCTTTGTTTTCACAGTGTGTACGACAGGTGTGTACTGTCGCCCTAGCTGCACTTCCCGAAGAGCCAATCGGGAAAATGTTTCGTTTCACGACACACCAGCACAGGCGCAGGCTGCGGGCTATAGAACTTGTAAACGCTGCAAGCCCAACCAAGTAGAATCTTCATCGCATAGCAAAGCCATCGCTCAGGCTTGCCGATCAATCGAGTTGGCAGAAGAAAATCTTGATCTAGCCAGATTGGCAGCATCAGCGGGTCTCAGCCCAGGTCATTTCCAGCGTGTATTCAAGGCACAGGTTGGCTTGTCTCCAAAACAGTATGCTATGGCGTTGCGGAAACAACGCTTCCGCAATGAATTGAAATCTTCAAAGACTGTCACCCAAACAATTTATGAAGCCGGTTACGATAGCCCATCACGAGCTTATGCTGACAACACCACACCAGGGCTAATGCCAAGCAAACACAAGAAAGGGGCTCAGGGAGAAACAATCCGTTATGCCCACCGCAATACAAGCCTTGGAATTATTCTGATTGCCACAACCGAGTGTGGAATCTGTTTGGTCGAGTTTGCGGAGAAAGAAGAAGTCTTGGGTATACTGGAGGCAAATTTCCACTCTGCAGAGCTACTAGAAGCAGAGGAAGATTGGCAAGAATGGATATCTGAGGTGGTGGCCCAGATTGATGATCCCCATCGAAGACAATCAAGCGATATGAAGCTTCCCTTTGATATTCGAGGCACGGTCTTTCAGGAAAAGGTGTGGCAGGCCTTGACCGAGATTCCATCTGGAGAAACGGTAAGCTATACCCAACTCGCCCAGTCTCTCGGACAACCCAAGGCAGCCCGTGCCGTGGCCAGAGCCTGTGCCTCTAATCATGTGGCAATCCTGGTTCCGTGTCACCGGGTGATTCGTGGGTCTGGAGATCTGGCAGGTTACAAGTGGGGCATCGAACGTAAGCAGAAAATTTTGGAACAAGAAAAAGATCAAAGATAG